The Zygosaccharomyces rouxii strain CBS732 chromosome G complete sequence genome contains a region encoding:
- the SCY1 gene encoding Scy1p (similar to uniprot|P53009 Saccharomyces cerevisiae YGL083W SCY1 Suppressor of GTPase mutant) has translation MFWFSKTGISSKYTFSASPTFITEPWSVYTGRPKDTSTSSSGPSKVSIFIFDKKRFETHLLTYGIIKSKNSSHDKALIAEAYEVLRNQVGNLAKLKHPNILHVVEPLEEHSKNFMFVTEYVTGSLESVFTNVDEELNFFKGHVREDIVIQRGILEITQALEFIHNRASCVHLDIQPRSVFINDNSDWKVSGFGHLWNLPQSTNSAEYFMQQFDPRVPPFMHLALDYTAPEIVLDSTVSFKSDYFSLGSLILKLYTGKSLLNSENSSSQYRDEYAKFERKLVNRSWEGVISNIPHNLKICMPKLMNRDIYERYENISDFLKCDFFQDPLMKTLNFLDDLPTKDRDDRLLYLEGLVELLPKYPSSLLQRKFLTVLLHLLSQLCGDVKLDAASLSMDVHLIIRIGSTLSQLTFQERVFPVLADKSNFPHILKHATLPLAENISTLKDKIRQDDFMQVILKPLITYVFRDMKDELAVPTQEKLLEKMAVLTDIFDFLTVKSFLLPLLSELFGRTTSLTVKTACVSCFQLLIERKNVDTDLTCQEILPLFQSMKTRDPRILMQSLNLFETVPHVVKSENLLVEQLLPLLWRYSLAPTLQTSQYAQYLQTTNKITSDIQQNHMESLSKTNRSQDANGTRDFNRLIEPTKINDPPREDTDTKNANSIATPAIQPVRKTSANKASTPLNPLTAKFTEELPSRSKLTRPPRRPEVKTTKLDEDDFDEFVSAASPTLSQRNINVSQPNGTDSPSYNSLQTPQTSGGSNTQTVNSISLPPGFSVPLQPSKK, from the coding sequence ATGTTCTGGTTCTCAAAGACTGGGATCAGCTCGAAGTATACCTTCTCTGCATCACCGACTTTTATTACAGAACCATGGAGCGTTTATACAGGTAGACCAAAGGATACTTCCACAAGCTCATCAGGACCATCAAAAGTATCCATTTTCATATTTGAtaagaaaagatttgaaacaCATCTCTTAACATACGGAAtcattaaatcaaaaaacTCCTCACACGATAAAGCACTAATAGCAGAAGCTTATGAAGTTTTAAGGAATCAAGTTGGCAATTTGGCCAAGTTGAAGCATCCTAATATTTTACATGTGGTGGAACCTTTAGAGGAACACTCTAAGAATTTTATGTTTGTCACTGAGTATGTGACAGGATCGCTGGAATCAGTTTTCACCaatgttgatgaagagttAAATTTCTTTAAGGGACACGTTAGAGAAGACATTGTCATACAGAGAGGAATATTAGAGATTACGCAAGCATTGGAATTTATTCATAATAGAGCTAGCTGTGTTCATCTGGATATTCAGCCCAGATCTGTTTTCATCAACGATAACTCTGATTGGAAAGTAAGTGGATTCGGGCACCTTTGGAATTTACCACAATCAACGAATAGTGCAGAATATTTTATGCAACAATTTGATCCCCGAGTGCCACCATTTATGCATTTAGCATTGGACTATACTGCACCAGAAATCGTTCTTGATAGCACAGTTTCATTCAAGAGTGATTATTTTTCACTGGGATCTCTGATATTAAAACTTTACACAGGTAAAAGTCTTCTTAATTCAGAGAATTCATCAAGTCAGTACAGAGATGAATACGCTAAGTTTGAACGCAAACTAGTTAATAGATCTTGGGAGGGCGTCATTTCAAATATACCACACAATTTAAAAATATGCATGCCTAAGCTGATGAATCGTGATATTTACGAACGTTATGAGAACATATCAGATTTCCTCAAATGCgattttttccaagatcCTCTAATGAAAACGCTGAACTTTTTAGACGATTTACCTACAAAGGATAGGGACGACAGATTATTATACTTAGAAGGTCTAGTCGAATTACTACCAAAGTACCCATCTTCACTTCTACAAAGAAAGTTCTTAACAGTTCTACTTCATCTTTTAAGCCAATTATGTGGTGACGTGAAACTGGATGCAGCTTCTCTATCGATGGACGTCCATTTGATCATAAGAATTGGTTCTACATTATCACAACTAACGTTTCAAGAGCGTGTTTTCCCTGTATTGGCAGATAAATCTAATTTCCCACATATTTTGAAGCATGCCACTTTGCCGTTGGCGGAAAATATATCAACATTAAAGGATAAAATTCGTCAAGATGATTTTATGCAAGTTATTTTAAAACCGCTTATAACCTATGTTTTCCGTGATATGAAAGACGAATTGGCAGTACCTACTCAGGAAAAACTTCTGGAAAAAATGGCAGTACTCACTGATATTTTCGATTTCCTTACCGTGAAGAGTTTTCTGTTACCGCTTTTATCAGAATTGTTTGGCAGGACAACTAGTCTTACGGTTAAAACCGCGTGTGTATCATGCTTCCAACTGCTCATCGAACGTAAAAATGTGGACACTGATTTGACatgccaagaaattttgCCACTATTTCAGTCGATGAAGACAAGAGACCCACGTATTTTGATGCAGTCGCTCAATTTATTCGAAACTGTCCCCCATGTCGTCAAGAGTGAAAACCTTTTGGTAGAACAATTACTTCCTTTGTTGTGGAGATACTCTTTGGCCCCAACATTACAAACGTCCCAATATGCTCAATACCTGCAAACTACTAATAAAATTACTAGTGATATTCAACAGAACCACATGGAATCGCTTTCCAAGACGAATCGCTCCCAGGATGCCAATGGGACTCGGGACTTCAATAGATTGATAGAACCTACTAAGATCAACGACCCACCACGTGAAGATACAGATACAAAGAATGCCAATAGCATTGCCACTCCTGCTATTCAACCAGTGAGAAAGACGAGTGCAAACAAAGCAAGTACCCCACTGAATCCACTCACTGCAAAGTTCACGGAAGAACTTCCATCGAGATCCAAATTAACACGTCCACCAAGGCGGCCGGAGGtaaaaacaacaaaacttgatgaggatgatttCGATGAATTCGTATCTGCAGCATCACCAACTCTGTCCCAGAGAAACATAAATGTATCACAACCAAACGGCACGGATTCACCAAGTTATAATAGTCTACAGACGCCACAAACTTCTGGGGGCTCCAACACACAAACAGTAAACTCTATATCACTTCCTCCCGGATTCTCAGTACCATTACAGCCTAGTAAGAAATAG
- the COA2 gene encoding Coa2p (similar to uniprot|Q3E823 Saccharomyces cerevisiae YPL189C-A) → MRAATRINVTNKLYVSTFLVAFSSVALTSIFPCPAHSLDSDSPADELPQDETKQSQLLKKRELQGKF, encoded by the coding sequence ATGAGAGCCGCAACTAGAATTAACGTTACCAATAAATTATATGTGAGTACCTTCCTGGTGGCATTCTCATCAGTGGCACTGACGTCGATTTTTCCCTGCCCTGCTCACTCCCTAGATTCTGACAGTCCAGCAGATGAACTGCCGCAGGACGAAACTAAGCAAAGTCAGTTGTTAAAGAAACGAGAACTTCAGGGAAAGTTTTGa
- the NAB3 gene encoding Nab3p (similar to uniprot|P38996 Saccharomyces cerevisiae YPL190C NAB3 Single stranded DNA binding protein acidic ribonucleoprotein required for termination of non-poly(A) transcripts and efficient splicing interacts with Nrd1p), which yields MSDNNGAYEPVTDTDNVGSQTEASGSSEAQDAMKSILASVEEAKQNASDSDGNDDEEEGSDDLYEDKSGSENDNKETGSANEEQEDEENTSQGSSNKEELRDEHSSEGSDEESSKEKDVKVEEAGEKQTEEKEESYDEDNNDNDNSESSEESNRAQEEQDEEEMDEEEKSIENGVDEDTKPASVQSSLRDATIHNELLQKQANYIMASDMLNLAEFQELSSRDKVAAIVNMLNSNPDTALPTSGSSVTNNSESDGFPEQTNWPRPSVDEKQRPDLNGPMTAVERERYNKYLRGENKITEMHDIPPKSRLFIGNLPLKNVSKEELFRIFSPYGHILQINIKNAFGFIQYDNPQSVRNAIAHESQEMNFGKKLILEISSSNARPQFDHGDHGTNSSSTFISSSKRPFQHEDNDAADMYNDNQGYKKSKRCVPACVIYVKRTADRSYANEVFSHFRRGTGLETDMIFLKPRMELRRMINDVAYDGVWGVILVNKTRNVDIQIFYKGPQGETKFDEYISISSDDAIAIFNNLKTSKGSGGMSASRAPPPTTLVGAPNPYAAAAPPPPHQSYYGGYGLTPPMAQQPPMAPQQPPYVQAAPSAYAPYGAPAPAPPTATPYGRYQPQLAQPMPAAPPPPPAAAAAAGDPGQHQLLAAIQNLPPNVVSNLLAAAQQQQQQQQQPQTNQQLLGLLQSMQPQPQPQQQQQQQFASQPVPQPQFQRLQQQHFPQPPAPLNSPPHQTQQPQQSAGNNVQSLLDSLAKLQK from the coding sequence ATGTCTGATAATAACGGAGCTTATGAGCCCGTGACTGATACTGATAATGTTGGGTCCCAGACGGAGGCTTCCGGTTCCTCTGAAGCACAAGATGCGATGAAGTCTATTTTAGCCAGTGTGGAGGAAGCCAAACAGAATGCCTCTGACAGTGATGgcaatgatgatgaggaagaaggCTCAGACGACCTGTACGAAGATAAATCGGGAagtgaaaatgataataaggAGACCGGCAGTGctaatgaagaacaagaggatgaagaaaacaCCTCCCAAGGAAGTTCCAATAAAGAAGAACTAAGAGATGAGCATAGTTCAGAAGGCAGTGATGAGGAGAGCTCAAAGGAGAAGGATGTGAAAGTAGAGGAAGCGGGCGAAAAACAGACagaggaaaaggaagaatcCTATGATGAGGATAACAATGACAATGACAACAGCGAGAGTTCTGAAGAGTCTAATAGAGCACAAGAGGAACaggacgaagaagaaatggatgaagaagaaaagtcAATCGAGAATGGGGTAGATGAGGATACCAAGCCTGCATCTGTGCAGAGCTCTCTTAGAGATGCGACTATCCACAATGAATTGTTACAAAAGCAAGCTAATTATATTATGGCCAGTGATATGTTAAATTTGGCTGAGTTTCAGGAACTTTCATCCCGCGATAAGGTTGCTGCTATTGTTAATATGCTAAATTCAAATCCAGACACAGCTCTACCTACATCGGGTAGTAGTGTTACGAATAACAGTGAGAGCGATGGCTTTCCCGAACAGACGAATTGGCCAAGACCAAGCGTGGATGAGAAACAGAGGCCAGATTTGAATGGACCAATGACTGCGGTAGAACGTGAGCGTTATAACAAGTATTTGCGCGGCGAAAATAAAATTACGGAGATGCATGACATTCCGCCAAAATCAAGACTGTTCATCGGTAATTTACCGCTTAAGAACGTTTCCaaggaagaattgtttCGTATCTTTTCACCATACGGTCATATTTTACAAATTAATATTAAAAATGCGTTTGGATTTATTCAATATGATAATCCTCAGAGTGTAAGGAATGCGATAGCGCATGAATCccaagagatgaattttggtaagaaattgattctaGAGATTTCTAGTTCAAATGCAAGACCACAATTCGATCACGGTGACCATGGTACAAACAGCAGTTCTACtttcatttcatcatcgAAAAGACCATTTCAAcatgaagataatgatgcTGCGGACATGTACAATGATAACCAAGGCTATAAGAAATCAAAGAGATGTGTTCCAGCCTGTGTCATTTACGTTAAGAGGACAGCCGATAGGAGTTATGCCAACGAAGTATTCAGCCATTTTAGACGTGGTACAGGTTTAGAAACCGATATGATTTTTTTGAAGCCACGTATGGAGTTGAGACGTATGATTAACGATGTTGCCTACGACGGAGTTTGGGGGGTTATTCTCGTCAATAAAACAAGAAATGTGGacattcaaattttttacaAAGGCCCTCAAGGTGAAACTAAATTTGACGAATATATCAGCATTTCTTCTGATGATGCAATTGCcatttttaacaatttgaagacaAGCAAAGGTAGTGGCGGTATGAGCGCCAGTAGggcaccaccaccaactaCTCTTGTTGGTGCACCTAACCCATATGCAGCTGCTGCACCACCTCCACCACATCAATCCTATTATGGTGGTTACGGTCTCACTCCACCAATGGCTCAACAACCACCAATGGCCCCTCAACAGCCACCTTACGTCCAGGCCGCTCCCTCTGCATATGCGCCATATGGAGCACCTGCACCTGCACCTCCAACCGCTACACCTTATGGTAGGTATCAACCTCAATTGGCACAACCAATGCCTGCAGCACCACCCCCACCACCTGccgctgctgctgctgctggtgACCCAGGTCAGCATCAACTGCTAGCAGCTATTCAAAATCTACCACCTAATGTGGTTTCCAATTTACTAGCGGCTgctcaacaacaacaacagcaacagcaacaaccTCAAACTAACCAGCAACTACTTGGACTCTTACAATCGATgcaaccacaaccacaaccacaacagcaacagcaacaacagttCGCATCTCAACCAGTACCACAACCACAGTTTCAACGACtccaacaacaacatttTCCTCAACCACCAGCACCCTTGAATTCTCCACCACATCAAACTCAACAACCACAGCAGTCAGCAGGTAACAACGTCCAAAGTCTCTTGGACAGTCTGGCTAAATTGCAGAAGTGA
- a CDS encoding MINDY family deubiquitinase (similar to uniprot|P53155 Saccharomyces cerevisiae YGL082W and similar to uniprot|Q08930 Saccharomyces cerevisiae YPL191C Hypothetical ORFs), which yields MSLSFATKPVQVNGIPHRILLQNDNGPCALLALANTLLLAPRYAAEARELATLAQHSSVKLEDLVQVLANIAIMSPNGANTDVNQLFQILPQLHTGLNVNPIFNGSFEDGIEMAIFRLYNVGIVHGWIIDGDSDPIAREHVSKYSYESAQKILLQSYDIQNGSYSPHNSQEIIEDANYIRSFLARSATQLTDYGLVHLKEILVEKSYAVLFRNDHFSTIYKYEGELFTLVTDLGYKNRPDIVWQSLKSVNGSADVFYTGNFIPATQAAQEGPEQPIDSDAAVATGATSNPAVNGGGVNNPFLGEGESETSAPYQLQQIEDDEALAKRLQEEEDDRAATNMQRSYQRREKKKTVAENGNGNGDGNDTKSRKRDKIKKSCIIM from the coding sequence ATGAGTCTTTCCTTCGCTACGAAACCGGTACAGGTTAATGGAATTCCCCATAGGATTCTTTTACAGAATGACAATGGGCCCTGTGCCCTATTAGCATTGGCTAATACATTATTACTAGCGCCCAGATATGCTGCTGAGGCAAGAGAATTGGCGACCCTAGCTCAACATAGTTCTgttaaattggaagatttagtTCAAGTTCTAGCTAATATAGCTATAATGAGCCCCAATGGTGCCAATACCGATGTTAATCAGTTGTTCCAAATATTGCCACAATTACATACTGGACTTAACGTCAACCCAATTTTTAACGGttcctttgaagatggCATTGAAATGGCAATCTTCCGTCTTTACAACGTAGGAATTGTTCATGGTTGGATTATCGATGGTGATAGCGATCCAATCGCTAGGGAACATGtatccaaatattcataCGAGAGTGCTCAAAAAATTTTGCTACAATCGTATGATATCCAAAATGGTTCTTATAGCCCACATAACAGTCAAGAAATCATCGAAGATGCTAATTACATCAGATCGTTCCTGGCAAGATCTGCTACGCAGTTGACAGATTACGGATTAGTACATCTAAAGGAAATTTTAGTGGAAAAATCCTATGCTGTACTCTTTAGAAATGATCATTTCTCAACGATTTACAAATACGAAGGTGAGTTGTTTACATTGGTAACAGATTTGGGCTATAAGAACAGACCAGACATTGTTTGGCAATCCTTGAAATCTGTTAATGGATCTGCAGATGTATTTTATACCGGTAATTTCATCCCTGCTACACAAGCTGCTCAAGAGGGTCCAGAACAGCCAATTGATTCAgatgctgctgttgctACAGGAGCAACTTCAAATCCTGCAGTAAATGGTGGTGGGGTTAACAACCCATTTTTGggtgaaggtgaaagtGAAACATCTGCGCCATACCAATTACAACagattgaagatgatgaagcaCTAGCAAAAAGATTGCaggaggaggaagatgatCGTGCAGCTACGAACATGCAGAGAAGTTACCAAAGGagagagaagaagaaaacgGTAGCTGAGAATGGGAATGGCAATGGTGATGGCAACGATACCAAGTCAAGGAAGAGAGATAAGATTAAGAAGAGTTGTATTATCATGTAA
- a CDS encoding uncharacterized protein (some similarities with uniprot|P53156 Saccharomyces cerevisiae YGL081W Hypothetical ORF) → MEEVRKFRFSLREAQSDRGVIKVFGRASRKDPNRIAQRDNLFYDERSLSRNHALLGIKLMEPLADGITMDQFRIYVKDLESTYGIVDLNSQESDPFVIDLKNGERFGLIKLNNPISVNQRRGAKLKFQIDVDDVGEDEFECRVSDVSFDDSPLVTRPSTCDNEIEFLSMLQGFSPSDSESESESEGTPCAPNDDMDSVSENSFYSETSESYALVNLYTLPKVDIWDEDDEESDVRKEDFKVNEERIGNKRPLPDADDEDAQDEGQDIQFRPNKRAKTGIVSKRDIITGTIGFLLGSVGTIGFLIGIAGRLE, encoded by the coding sequence ATGGAAGAGGTCAGAAAGTTCAGATTCAGTTTAAGAGAAGCGCAGAGTGACAGAGGTGTTATTAAAGTTTTTGGAAGAGCAAGTCGTAAGGATCCCAATAGAATTGCTCAGAGGGATAACCTGTTTTATGATGAAAGATCCCTGAGTCGTAATCATGCGCTACTAGGTataaaattgatggaaCCATTAGCAGATGGTATTACCATGGATCAATTCAGGATTTACgttaaagatttagaatctaCCTATGGGATTGTAGACTTGAACTCTCAGGAGTCTGATCCATTTGTAATTGActtgaaaaatggtgaaagGTTTGgattgatcaaattgaATAACCCCATCTCTGTTAATCAACGCCGTGGTGCTAAATTGAAATTCCAGATTGACGTGGATGATGTTGGCgaggatgaatttgaatgcAGAGTTAGTGACGTTTCATTCGATGACAGCCCATTGGTAACAAGACCGTCCACATGtgataatgaaattgaatttctcAGTATGTTACAAGGGTTTTCGCCATCCGACTCTGAGTCTGAGTCTGAATCTGAAGGTACGCCTTGTGCACCAAACGACGACATGGATTCCGTCTCAGAAAATTCATTCTATTCTGAAACAAGTGAAAGTTATGCGTTGGTAAATCTTTATACTTTGCCAAAAGTTGACATTTGggatgaagacgatgagGAGAGTGACGTGAGGAAGGAAGATTTCAAAGTAAATGaggaaagaattggtaaTAAGAGACCTTTGCCTGATGCagacgatgaagatgctcAAGATGAGGGTCAAGATATTCAATTCCGACCAAACAAAAGGGCTAAGACAGGAATTGTCTCTAAGAGAGATATTATTACGGGAACTATTGGGTTTTTATTGGGTTCAGTTGGTACTATTGGGTTTTTAATTGGCATTGCTGGAAGGTTAGAATAG
- the PRM3 gene encoding pheromone-regulated protein PRM3 (some similarities with uniprot|Q08931 Saccharomyces cerevisiae YPL192C), with protein MSDNEKVDKTEPKDSSVEVSPVKRVKRLEKKPLTPTKGRVSKPARQRTVSPRMKAKQVALATTRNPQQQQRQNKDSFYRGALLGSFLGATLSTVITNAIAKLLG; from the coding sequence ATGTCTGATAACGAAAAAGTTGATAAAACTGAACCAAAAGATTCTTCTGTTGAAGTATCGCCCGTTAAACGAGTTAAGagattggaaaagaaaccACTAACGCCAACGAAAGGCAGAGTTAGTAAACCTGCAAGACAGCGTACAGTATCACCACGTATGAAGGCCAAGCAAGTAGCTTTGGCGACAACCAGAAatccacaacaacaacaaaggCAAAATAAGGATTCATTCTATCGAGGCGCCTTGTTGGGTTCGTTCTTGGGAGCGACACTGAGTACTGTAATTACCAATGCCATTGCTAAACTGTTAGGTTAA
- the RSA1 gene encoding Rsa1p (similar to uniprot|Q08932 Saccharomyces cerevisiae YPL193W RSA1 RiboSome Assembly), which produces MYNPSSYGSPYPDPPPYGRALPRPTSSGTLENDVKRQKLDRPSPYYIPQYQYGQPPPMTVPVPAPAPAPAPAPAPAPAPAPYYSPPQPTTYGSYWNQPVYPPPNVPYMATPQALAPVKDSPVPTIKESRKEPLKNEPSIEESDAEENDDDGDVDGGNEANGDEATSSTSTIQGTSITLATEEDIAKWKEERKKMWLLKISNKRKEHMERMGVKEEELKGHSILHETKKQKQFIQNIQNQVNRTNPKSNLNVKIVQREMAQENVQLLQFIKELGDSHLLDYELTAEEKSKLFGSPDDKQRNARKPYTRGNHNNTNNARRGKS; this is translated from the coding sequence ATGTACAACCCTTCCTCCTATGGCTCTCCATATCCTGATCCTCCCCCCTATGGTAGGGCTTTGCCAAGACCAACTTCGTCAGGCACATTGGAGAATGATGTCAAAAGGCAAAAGTTAGATCGTCCTTCACCTTACTATATCCCACAATATCAATATGGTCAGCCTCCTCCTATGACAGTACCagtaccagcaccagcaccagcaccagcaccagcaccagcaccagcaccagcaccagctCCATACTATTCTCCACCGCAACCAACTACATATGGTTCGTATTGGAACCAACCTGTTTATCCTCCACCAAACGTACCTTATATGGCGACACCGCAGGCGCTGGCGCCAGTAAAAGATTCTCCAGTTCCAACAATCAAAGAATCTAGAAAGGAACCGTTGAAAAACGAACCGAGTATTGAAGAGTCAGATGCAGAAgagaatgatgatgatggcGATGTcgatggtggtaatgaagcaaatggtgatgaagcAACAAGCTCGACCTCTACCATTCAAGGAACTTCAATAACTTTAGCtacagaagaagatatcGCAAAATGGAaggaggaaagaaaaaaaatgtggTTATTAAAGATCTCAAATAAACGTAAGGAACATATGGAAAGGATGGGTgtcaaagaagaagagttaaAGGGTCATAGTATTTTACATGAGACTAAGAAGCAAAAGcaattcattcaaaatattcaaaatcaaGTTAATAGAACAAATCCTAAGTCTAATTTGAATgttaaaattgttcaaagaGAAATGGCCCAAGAGAATGTGCAATTACTGCAGTttattaaagaattagGAGATTCTCACCTCTTGGATTACGAGTTAACCGCCGAGGAGAAATCTAAGTTGTTTGGTTCGCCTGATGATAAACAGAGAAATGCTAGAAAACCTTATACACGCGGTAACCacaataataccaataatGCTAGAAGGGGTAAATCTTAA
- the MPC1 gene encoding pyruvate transporter MPC1 (similar to uniprot|P53157 Saccharomyces cerevisiae YGL080W FMP37) has translation MSQPVQRAAQRSLISRYVNKETLKYIFTTHFWGPVSNFGIPIAAIYDLQKDPTLISGTMTSALLVYSAVFMRYAFAVTPKNFLLFGCHVINETAQLGQAYRFLDYNYFSSPEKQAAIKAKYATVVPN, from the coding sequence ATGTCTCAACCGGTCCAACGCGCAGCTCAAAGGTCTTTGATTTCCAGATATGTCAACAAAGAGACTCTCAAATACATTTTCACCACACATTTCTGGGGTCCTGTCTCGAATTTTGGTATACCCATTGCAGCTATCTATGATTTGCAGAAAGATCCCACTTTAATTTCAGGAACAATGACAAGTGCATTGTTGGTTTATTCCGCCGTCTTTATGAGATATGCATTTGCAGTCACTCCAAAGAACTTCTTGCTTTTCGGATGTCATGTCATTAATGAAACTGCTCAGTTGGGTCAAGCATATAGATTTTTGGATTACAACTATTTCAGTTCTCCTGAAAAACAAGCAGCTATCAAAGCTAAGTATGCCACCGTTGTTCCAAATTAG